In the Kribbella sp. NBC_00482 genome, one interval contains:
- the pdxY gene encoding pyridoxal kinase PdxY, whose product MKILSIQSAVAYGHVGNSAAVFPLQRIGVEVLPVYTVNFSNHTGYGAWRGPMISPDDVREVLLGIEDRGVLPQIDVVLSGYQGGEGIADVILETVARVKAANPAAVYSCDPVMGNAKSGCFVAPAIPVLLRDRVVPAADIITPNQFELGFLTGTEPDTLESTLASVELVRATGPRTVLVTSVERPDREDGTIEMLAVDDSGAWLVQTPYIPMKANGSGDVTAALFTAHYRRTGDLAEALARTTSSVFDLLTRTHESGERELQLVESQDAYASPQMQFKPQQVA is encoded by the coding sequence GTGAAGATCCTCTCGATCCAGTCAGCGGTTGCCTACGGGCATGTGGGTAACTCGGCAGCTGTGTTTCCGCTCCAGCGCATCGGCGTGGAGGTGCTGCCGGTGTACACGGTGAACTTCTCGAACCACACCGGCTACGGGGCGTGGCGTGGGCCCATGATCAGCCCGGACGACGTACGAGAGGTTCTGCTGGGGATCGAGGACCGCGGAGTCCTTCCGCAGATCGACGTGGTGCTCTCGGGCTACCAGGGTGGCGAGGGGATCGCTGACGTGATTCTCGAGACGGTGGCGCGGGTGAAGGCGGCCAACCCTGCGGCGGTGTACTCCTGCGACCCGGTGATGGGGAACGCGAAATCCGGGTGCTTCGTCGCCCCCGCCATCCCGGTGCTGCTGCGCGACCGGGTGGTGCCGGCAGCAGACATCATCACGCCCAACCAGTTCGAGCTGGGGTTCCTCACCGGCACCGAGCCGGACACGCTCGAGTCCACGCTGGCGTCGGTGGAGCTGGTCCGCGCGACCGGACCGCGCACGGTGCTCGTCACGAGCGTCGAGCGCCCCGATCGCGAGGACGGCACGATCGAGATGCTGGCCGTCGATGACAGCGGCGCATGGCTCGTGCAGACGCCGTACATCCCGATGAAGGCGAACGGTTCGGGTGACGTGACGGCCGCGCTCTTCACGGCGCACTACCGCCGTACGGGTGATCTCGCGGAGGCACTCGCGCGCACGACCTCGAGCGTGTTCGATCTGCTCACGCGCACCCACGAGTCCGGAGAGCGCGAGTTGCAGCTCGTGGAATCACAGGACGCCTACGCCAGCCCGCAGATGCAGTTCAAGCCACAGCAGGTGGCCTGA
- a CDS encoding MarR family winged helix-turn-helix transcriptional regulator, producing the protein MSDRLGYLLKHVLAQLTEAQTSALAPHGLNGRDLAVLAAIVSGEPLSQLEVAARLRVDRTSIGDLLDGLEERGFVERRRSPEDRRRNVVVLTSLGESTFETAERIRLEVERDFLAPLPSADRFRDDLRLLLGE; encoded by the coding sequence ATGTCTGATCGGCTCGGGTACCTGCTCAAACACGTCCTCGCGCAGCTCACCGAGGCGCAGACGTCAGCGTTGGCGCCGCACGGGCTGAATGGGCGCGATCTGGCGGTACTGGCGGCGATCGTGTCGGGCGAGCCGCTGTCGCAGCTCGAGGTCGCCGCGCGGCTGCGGGTGGACCGGACGTCGATCGGCGATCTGCTCGACGGTCTTGAGGAACGCGGCTTCGTCGAACGCCGGCGGAGCCCGGAGGATCGGCGCCGGAACGTCGTCGTCCTGACGTCGCTGGGCGAGTCCACGTTCGAGACCGCGGAGCGGATCCGGTTGGAGGTGGAACGGGACTTCCTCGCTCCCCTGCCGTCGGCGGACCGTTTCCGCGACGACCTGAGGCTGCTGCTCGGGGAATGA
- a CDS encoding alpha/beta fold hydrolase: MVNFVLVPGAWLGAWAWDEVAGVLRGAGHGVYPVTLSGLAERRGVDAGQQQHVDDIVAVVESQDLQDVVLVGHSYSGIPVGQAAGRIGDRLRRVVYVDSNIPTDGQSFVGGWSEEGQAWVREQLETSGGYWPPLTAEDYVGQDLSDEAVALILERGTPHPGSAISEPAQLIKPIGELPTTYLKCLMDGTTPSTDVLEQLKSPAWELVELNTGHWPMFSQPAALAQILSAAAGFVRPPAVA, translated from the coding sequence ATGGTGAACTTTGTGTTGGTGCCGGGGGCTTGGCTGGGGGCGTGGGCCTGGGACGAGGTTGCGGGGGTGCTGCGGGGTGCTGGGCATGGCGTTTACCCGGTGACGTTGAGTGGGCTGGCCGAGCGGCGGGGTGTGGATGCGGGTCAGCAGCAGCATGTCGACGACATCGTGGCGGTGGTCGAGTCGCAGGACCTGCAGGACGTCGTACTCGTAGGGCACAGCTACTCGGGGATCCCGGTCGGGCAGGCGGCAGGGCGGATCGGGGACCGGCTGCGGCGGGTGGTGTACGTCGACTCGAACATCCCGACCGACGGGCAGTCGTTCGTGGGCGGCTGGTCCGAAGAGGGTCAGGCGTGGGTGCGGGAGCAACTGGAGACGTCGGGCGGGTACTGGCCACCGCTGACCGCAGAGGACTACGTCGGGCAGGACCTCTCCGACGAGGCCGTCGCGTTGATCCTGGAGCGCGGTACGCCGCATCCGGGGAGCGCGATCTCCGAGCCGGCTCAGCTGATCAAGCCGATCGGCGAGCTGCCCACGACGTACCTCAAATGCCTGATGGACGGTACGACGCCCTCGACCGACGTGCTCGAGCAGCTCAAGTCTCCGGCCTGGGAGCTCGTCGAGCTCAACACGGGCCACTGGCCGATGTTCTCCCAACCCGCAGCACTCGCGCAGATCCTGAGCGCTGCTGCTGGATTCGTCAGGCCACCTGCTGTGGCTTGA
- a CDS encoding GNAT family N-acetyltransferase produces the protein MTVAPDGRSLVGDVVRLDRLQESDIDELYAAIANEQVYAGGFGGGPAAMPSSAEDMRAKWIPAAAKRFAYVVRLVADGTVVGTSSLADIDVANEEIHLGYTGYAPVVWGTAVNPAAKLLLLEHAFETCGFGRVKIQTGSKNTRSQAAIAKLGATREGVLRRHKRMADGSFRDTVVFSILADEWPDVRKRLEDRISR, from the coding sequence ATGACGGTCGCACCGGACGGACGCTCCCTGGTCGGCGACGTCGTACGCCTGGACCGGTTGCAGGAGTCCGATATCGACGAGCTGTACGCCGCGATCGCCAACGAGCAGGTGTACGCGGGCGGTTTCGGCGGCGGCCCCGCCGCGATGCCGTCCAGTGCGGAGGACATGCGCGCGAAGTGGATCCCGGCCGCGGCCAAGCGGTTCGCGTACGTCGTCCGCTTGGTTGCCGATGGCACCGTCGTCGGTACGTCGAGCCTCGCCGACATCGACGTGGCGAACGAGGAGATCCACCTCGGTTACACCGGCTACGCGCCGGTCGTGTGGGGGACCGCGGTCAACCCGGCGGCCAAGCTGCTCCTGCTCGAGCACGCCTTCGAGACGTGCGGATTCGGGCGCGTGAAGATCCAGACCGGCTCGAAGAACACCCGGTCGCAGGCGGCGATCGCGAAGCTCGGGGCGACCCGCGAGGGCGTGCTGCGGCGGCACAAGCGTATGGCTGACGGCTCGTTCCGCGACACGGTGGTGTTCTCGATCCTGGCAGACGAGTGGCCGGATGTTCGGAAGCGGCTCGAGGACCGAATCAGCCGGTGA
- a CDS encoding LLM class flavin-dependent oxidoreductase, whose protein sequence is MLSVPLSVLDRSRTRVGESEAETLRATVELAQQVEDLGYKRFWVSEHHSVPGVVGSAPTVLAAAVAARTERIRVGTGGVMLPNHKPLVVAEQFGVLESLYPGRIDMGLGRSVGFTNGVRRALGVEKDAADDFTAQVRELLGYLAGTSTDQVHARPGEGLHIPPFVLAVGEGATIAASLGLPVVLAARSDSADLLEDYRSTFQPSAWASEPYVILAVTAAVADSTEAARELLLPEAWASAYSRTRGVFPPLQPDVPDEMTAREQEFFENALRGQIYGTPADVDEALDQLVRRTAADELLITTNTYDRAALLANYAALAKLTG, encoded by the coding sequence ATGCTTTCCGTCCCGCTGTCAGTCCTGGACCGCTCCCGGACGCGAGTAGGCGAGTCCGAGGCGGAGACGCTGCGAGCGACCGTGGAGCTCGCGCAGCAGGTGGAAGACCTTGGCTACAAGCGTTTCTGGGTGTCGGAGCACCACAGCGTGCCAGGGGTGGTCGGCTCTGCGCCCACAGTGCTGGCTGCGGCAGTTGCCGCTCGCACCGAGCGGATCCGTGTCGGCACGGGCGGGGTGATGCTGCCGAACCACAAGCCACTGGTCGTGGCGGAGCAGTTCGGCGTACTGGAGTCGCTGTACCCAGGCCGCATCGACATGGGACTCGGCCGCTCGGTCGGCTTCACCAACGGCGTACGGCGGGCGCTCGGTGTCGAGAAGGACGCAGCGGACGACTTCACCGCGCAGGTCCGGGAGCTTCTCGGGTACCTGGCCGGTACGTCGACCGATCAAGTTCATGCGCGACCGGGTGAGGGGCTGCACATCCCGCCGTTCGTTCTCGCCGTCGGCGAAGGCGCGACGATTGCGGCGTCGCTGGGGCTGCCCGTGGTGCTGGCTGCTCGCTCGGACTCGGCCGACCTGCTCGAGGACTACCGGAGCACCTTCCAGCCGTCCGCCTGGGCGTCGGAGCCTTACGTCATCCTCGCGGTCACCGCTGCAGTAGCCGACTCGACCGAGGCAGCGCGAGAACTCTTGTTGCCGGAGGCATGGGCCAGCGCGTACTCACGCACGCGGGGCGTGTTCCCTCCACTGCAGCCCGACGTACCGGACGAGATGACCGCTCGCGAGCAGGAGTTCTTCGAGAACGCGCTCCGCGGTCAGATCTACGGCACACCAGCCGACGTCGACGAGGCCCTCGACCAGCTGGTACGTCGTACCGCTGCCGACGAACTGCTGATCACCACGAACACCTACGACCGCGCCGCGCTCCTGGCGAACTACGCGGCGCTGGCGAAGCTCACCGGCTGA
- a CDS encoding phosphatidate cytidylyltransferase: protein MGVESTPAASPSPSRAGRNLPAAIAVGVGLGALILGSLYWQKVLFTVLVLAVVLIAVDEMIKALRTGGAEIPRIPLFVGTTAMLVAAYFGGPMALLVALGITVLGTIFWRMPGGSVGFVRDVSAGVFLIGYVPLLAGFAILLVQPDVDGPGRVVTFFGVVVASDVGGYAAGVLFGKHPMAPTISPKKSWEGFVGSTLACIGAGIAAVVFLLDGNWWVGAIVGAVAVLTATVGDLGESMIKRDLGIKDMSNLLPGHGGVMDRLDSLLATAPVVWLLLHLLVKA from the coding sequence ATGGGCGTCGAGAGCACGCCCGCGGCGAGTCCCAGCCCGAGCCGCGCCGGGCGCAATCTGCCCGCGGCCATCGCGGTGGGGGTCGGGCTCGGCGCACTGATCCTCGGATCGCTGTACTGGCAGAAGGTCCTGTTCACCGTCCTGGTGCTGGCCGTCGTCCTGATCGCGGTCGACGAGATGATCAAGGCGCTGCGCACCGGTGGAGCCGAGATTCCGCGGATCCCGTTGTTCGTCGGTACGACGGCGATGCTGGTGGCGGCGTACTTCGGCGGACCGATGGCACTGCTGGTCGCGCTCGGGATCACCGTGCTCGGGACGATCTTCTGGCGAATGCCGGGTGGGTCGGTCGGGTTCGTCCGGGACGTGAGTGCCGGGGTGTTCCTGATCGGCTACGTGCCGCTGCTGGCCGGATTCGCGATCCTGCTGGTCCAGCCGGACGTGGACGGTCCCGGGCGGGTGGTCACGTTCTTCGGGGTCGTGGTCGCCAGCGATGTGGGCGGGTATGCGGCCGGTGTGCTGTTCGGCAAGCACCCGATGGCGCCGACGATCAGCCCGAAGAAGTCCTGGGAGGGCTTCGTCGGCTCGACGCTCGCGTGTATCGGCGCCGGTATCGCCGCGGTCGTCTTCCTCCTGGACGGGAACTGGTGGGTCGGAGCGATCGTCGGCGCCGTCGCCGTCCTCACCGCGACGGTCGGTGATCTCGGCGAGTCGATGATCAAACGCGACCTGGGGATCAAGGACATGTCGAACCTGCTGCCCGGTCACGGCGGCGTGATGGACCGGCTGGACTCGCTGCTCGCGACCGCGCCGGTCGTCTGGCTCCTCCTGCACCTGCTGGTGAAGGCATGA
- a CDS encoding SelT/SelW/SelH family protein yields the protein MGPVSRVPRLEIEYCTQCRWLMRAAWTAQELLTTFPKELGEVALVPGTGGVFDVSLDGELLWSRKAEGGFAEVPLLKQLVRDRIAPDRKLGHSDRKESDPQHAGDVNL from the coding sequence ATGGGGCCCGTGAGTCGAGTGCCGCGGTTGGAGATCGAGTACTGCACGCAGTGCCGGTGGTTGATGCGGGCGGCGTGGACCGCCCAGGAGCTGCTGACCACGTTCCCGAAGGAGTTGGGGGAGGTGGCGCTCGTGCCCGGGACCGGGGGAGTGTTCGACGTCAGCCTCGACGGGGAGCTGTTGTGGTCGCGGAAGGCGGAGGGCGGATTCGCCGAGGTCCCGCTGCTGAAGCAGCTGGTCCGCGACCGGATCGCCCCGGACCGCAAGCTCGGCCACTCGGACCGCAAGGAGAGTGATCCGCAGCACGCCGGGGATGTGAATTTGTGA
- a CDS encoding aspartate aminotransferase family protein, whose product MPAWLALYYEEPIEIVQGSGRRVTDGEGNTYLDFFAGILTNAIGYDIAEISDAVREQLASGIAHTSTVYLIRKQIELAEQIAELSGIPDAKVFFANSGTEANETALLLATQNRRSNQVLAMRNSYHGRAFGTVAITGNRGWSASSLSPVNVQYVQGAYRYRSPFRDLPDADYIKVCVDDLRNVIETTTSGDVACLILEPIQGVGGFSSPPDGLYGAFKQVLDEYGILLIADEVQTGWGRTGDHFWGIQAHDVVPDAMTFAKGLGNGFAIGGVVARAELMDSVNANSLSTFGGNPISTSAAKATIDYLLDKDLQANAAKRGAQLVDGLRGISDEFPELGDVRGKGLMLAAELVKPDDNSPDAAATAKLQQETKNRGLLVGKGGLYGNVLRMAPPMTLTEAETTEALEIIRDAFNTLR is encoded by the coding sequence ATGCCGGCTTGGCTCGCGTTGTACTACGAGGAGCCGATCGAGATCGTGCAGGGGTCCGGGCGCCGGGTCACCGACGGTGAGGGGAACACGTACCTCGACTTCTTCGCCGGCATCCTGACCAACGCGATCGGGTACGACATCGCGGAGATCTCCGACGCGGTGCGCGAGCAGCTCGCGTCCGGGATCGCGCACACGTCGACGGTGTACCTGATCCGCAAGCAGATCGAGCTGGCCGAGCAGATCGCCGAGCTGTCCGGGATCCCTGACGCCAAGGTGTTCTTCGCGAACTCGGGCACCGAGGCGAACGAGACGGCCCTGCTGCTCGCCACCCAGAACCGCCGCTCCAACCAGGTGCTGGCGATGCGCAACTCGTACCACGGCCGCGCGTTCGGCACCGTCGCGATCACCGGCAACCGCGGCTGGTCCGCGAGCAGCCTGTCGCCGGTGAACGTGCAGTACGTGCAGGGCGCGTACCGGTACCGCAGCCCGTTCCGCGACCTGCCCGACGCCGACTACATCAAGGTCTGCGTCGACGACCTGCGCAACGTCATCGAGACCACGACCTCTGGCGACGTCGCCTGCCTGATCCTCGAACCGATCCAGGGCGTCGGCGGATTCTCGTCACCCCCGGACGGGCTGTACGGCGCTTTCAAGCAGGTGCTGGACGAGTACGGGATCCTGCTGATCGCGGACGAGGTGCAGACCGGATGGGGCCGGACCGGTGACCACTTCTGGGGGATCCAGGCCCACGACGTGGTGCCCGATGCGATGACGTTCGCGAAGGGCCTGGGGAACGGGTTCGCGATCGGCGGGGTTGTCGCAAGAGCTGAGTTGATGGACAGCGTCAACGCGAACTCGCTGTCGACGTTCGGCGGCAACCCGATCTCGACCAGCGCGGCGAAGGCCACGATCGACTACCTGCTCGACAAGGACCTGCAGGCGAACGCGGCCAAGCGCGGCGCGCAGCTCGTCGACGGCCTGCGCGGCATCTCCGACGAGTTCCCCGAACTCGGCGACGTCCGCGGCAAGGGCCTGATGCTCGCCGCCGAGCTGGTCAAACCGGACGACAACAGTCCGGACGCGGCCGCCACCGCCAAGCTCCAGCAGGAAACCAAGAACCGCGGCCTCCTGGTCGGCAAGGGCGGCCTCTACGGCAACGTCCTCCGGATGGCGCCCCCAATGACTCTGACCGAAGCCGAGACCACCGAAGCCCTGGAGATCATCCGAGACGCCTTCAACACCCTGCGCTGA
- a CDS encoding LLM class flavin-dependent oxidoreductase, with protein sequence MEPTFGLKTTPMHVPYAEIRRVWLEADEVPQIRDAWLWDHFLPLAGPKNGDVLEGWTLLTALAAQTTRLRLGLLVTSNRIRPPAVLGKIASTLDVISGGRLIMGLGAGGTHQPAGLSGIPGPNPAIEEYAAYGLTLVPPGEGVDRLRETIEILRRMWTEDEFDFHGKHYTLERTRNAPKPVQAGGPPLLIGGWGNRMLRLVAEYADTWNISGPPHVDFDTLADRVRRLDAECERIGRDPSTLSRSLQQIVSYDDPAETRAIVRKAVGLGFDHIVLSLPRPYPDQAVRWLVREIIDPFH encoded by the coding sequence ATGGAACCGACCTTCGGTCTGAAGACCACCCCGATGCATGTCCCGTACGCCGAGATCCGCCGTGTCTGGCTCGAGGCCGACGAGGTGCCGCAGATCCGCGACGCCTGGCTCTGGGACCACTTCCTCCCGCTCGCCGGCCCGAAGAACGGCGACGTACTCGAGGGCTGGACCCTGCTGACCGCGCTCGCCGCGCAGACCACGAGGCTCCGCCTCGGCCTGCTCGTCACCAGCAACCGGATCCGCCCGCCGGCCGTCCTCGGCAAGATCGCCAGCACGCTGGACGTGATCTCGGGCGGCCGGCTGATCATGGGCCTCGGCGCCGGAGGCACCCACCAGCCGGCCGGCCTGAGCGGGATCCCCGGCCCGAATCCGGCGATCGAGGAGTACGCCGCCTACGGGTTGACGCTCGTCCCGCCGGGGGAGGGCGTCGACCGGCTCCGCGAGACGATCGAGATCCTGCGCCGGATGTGGACCGAGGACGAGTTCGACTTCCACGGCAAGCACTACACGCTCGAACGCACCCGCAACGCGCCGAAACCGGTCCAGGCAGGCGGCCCGCCGCTGCTGATCGGCGGCTGGGGCAACCGCATGCTCCGGCTCGTCGCGGAGTATGCCGACACCTGGAACATCAGCGGCCCGCCCCACGTCGACTTCGACACCCTCGCCGATCGGGTACGCCGCCTGGACGCGGAATGCGAGCGGATCGGACGGGACCCGTCGACGCTGAGCCGTTCACTGCAGCAGATCGTCTCGTACGACGACCCGGCCGAGACCCGCGCGATCGTACGAAAAGCCGTTGGACTCGGCTTCGACCACATCGTGCTCTCGCTGCCCCGCCCGTACCCCGACCAGGCCGTGCGCTGGCTGGTCCGCGAAATCATCGACCCTTTCCACTGA
- a CDS encoding LOG family protein — MTLPSIPHVDIESLEQFDRLLAAGATAMAGWRVQSVDLTGRTAELLGLQPTGSVFLGCLLEDKADGWVRDGGGLVFPAIPELPFDAYRGRLYDADELYAGLENGYDATPDARIYAWSRQHDEKGDTSRTLATALHDHAIADALAELPDDVPWVGVMGGHGVLRGDGNYRAAVLLGRTLARRNQLIVTGGGPGAMEAANLGASLASYDEADVDAALAELAAVPSFRPSIGAWAAAGLSVRARFPGNGGVSIPTWFYGHEPPNVFAGSIAKYFSNAQREDVLLNRARGGIIYLPGAAGTVQEVFQAVTPNYYGDAATQIPLVLVGVDHWTTKLPVWPLLQSLATNRPMAHSIHLVDTIEEAAELVG, encoded by the coding sequence GTGACGTTGCCGAGCATTCCGCATGTGGACATCGAGTCGTTGGAGCAGTTCGACCGGCTGCTGGCCGCGGGCGCCACCGCGATGGCCGGGTGGCGCGTGCAGTCGGTGGATCTGACCGGGCGTACGGCGGAACTCCTCGGGCTGCAGCCGACCGGCTCGGTGTTTCTCGGCTGCCTGCTGGAGGACAAGGCCGACGGGTGGGTGCGGGACGGCGGCGGGCTGGTGTTCCCGGCGATCCCGGAACTGCCGTTCGACGCGTACCGCGGGCGGCTGTACGACGCCGACGAGCTGTACGCCGGCCTCGAGAACGGGTACGACGCCACGCCGGACGCCCGGATCTACGCCTGGTCCCGTCAGCACGACGAGAAGGGCGACACGAGCCGTACGCTCGCCACGGCGCTCCACGACCACGCGATCGCGGACGCCTTGGCGGAACTGCCCGACGACGTGCCGTGGGTCGGGGTGATGGGCGGTCACGGCGTACTGCGGGGCGACGGCAACTACCGCGCCGCCGTACTGCTCGGCCGTACGCTTGCCCGGCGCAACCAGCTGATCGTCACCGGCGGCGGCCCGGGCGCGATGGAGGCCGCCAACCTCGGCGCGTCCCTGGCGTCGTACGACGAGGCCGACGTCGACGCCGCGCTGGCGGAGCTGGCCGCCGTACCGTCGTTCCGCCCGTCGATCGGCGCGTGGGCGGCCGCCGGGCTCAGCGTGCGCGCCCGGTTCCCCGGGAACGGCGGGGTGTCGATCCCGACCTGGTTCTACGGTCACGAGCCGCCCAACGTGTTCGCCGGCTCGATCGCGAAGTACTTCTCGAACGCCCAGCGCGAAGACGTCCTCCTCAACCGCGCCCGCGGCGGCATCATCTACCTCCCCGGCGCCGCCGGCACCGTCCAGGAGGTCTTCCAGGCCGTCACCCCCAACTACTACGGCGACGCCGCCACCCAGATCCCCCTCGTCCTCGTCGGCGTCGACCACTGGACGACGAAGCTCCCCGTCTGGCCCCTCCTCCAGTCCCTAGCCACCAACCGCCCCATGGCCCACTCCATCCACCTGGTCGACACCATCGAAGAGGCCGCCGAACTCGTCGGCTAG
- a CDS encoding DivIVA domain-containing protein, whose translation MLKPAFSVRRLGQRYDRGEVDALVDRIIATAEHRSVGPDVTVDDLRNAAFGTPLLGAGYPTEEVDKFLADAERWLPGGPVAQDSGAAGTTVPGGRPAPQFSTVRLREGYATAEVDEFVERVLATVNGLPVSRPVTAAEIRRVQFSSVRLTEGYDIEDVDVFLDTAEAWLS comes from the coding sequence ATGCTGAAGCCCGCGTTCAGCGTGCGCCGGCTCGGTCAGCGCTACGACCGCGGGGAGGTCGACGCGTTGGTCGACCGCATCATCGCCACGGCCGAACACCGGTCGGTCGGTCCGGACGTCACCGTCGACGATCTCCGCAACGCCGCGTTCGGTACGCCGTTGCTCGGTGCGGGCTACCCGACCGAGGAGGTCGACAAGTTCCTGGCCGACGCGGAACGCTGGCTGCCCGGCGGTCCGGTGGCACAAGACTCTGGTGCGGCGGGCACGACGGTTCCGGGAGGGCGGCCGGCACCGCAGTTCAGCACAGTCCGGCTGCGTGAGGGATACGCGACCGCGGAGGTGGACGAGTTCGTCGAGCGGGTGCTGGCGACCGTGAACGGCCTTCCGGTGAGCCGCCCGGTGACCGCTGCGGAGATCCGCCGCGTCCAGTTCAGCTCCGTCCGCCTCACCGAGGGCTACGACATCGAAGACGTAGACGTGTTCCTCGACACCGCCGAAGCCTGGCTCAGCTAG
- the rlmN gene encoding 23S rRNA (adenine(2503)-C(2))-methyltransferase RlmN, with product MATSLPLVFDEPRRAKKPPRHLADLTGEERRTAVEALGEPAFRAKQLSNHYFSRLVSDPAEMTDLPAATRDKLVTDLMPPLLTRVRDLECDNGETRKTLWKLLDGSLVESVLMRYPGRVTMCVSSQAGCGMACPFCATGQGGLTRNMSTAEIVEQVVDGARALARGEVAGGPGRVSNIVFMGMGEPMANYKAVMGAVRRFTDPSPEGLGISARGVTVSTVGLVPRMNQLATEGIPVTLALSLHAPDDELRDELVPINNRWKVDEVLDAAWGYARQTKRRVSIEYAMIRDINDHAWRADLLAEKLNARGDWGWVHVNLIPLNPTPGSKWTASDPADEREFVRRLEAGGIPVTVRDTRGQEIDGACGQLAASES from the coding sequence ATGGCTACCTCCCTTCCCCTTGTGTTCGATGAGCCGCGCCGCGCCAAGAAGCCGCCGCGGCACCTTGCCGATCTCACCGGGGAGGAGCGGCGTACGGCGGTCGAGGCGCTGGGCGAGCCCGCGTTCCGGGCCAAGCAGCTGTCCAACCACTACTTCTCCCGGCTGGTGTCCGACCCGGCCGAGATGACCGACCTGCCGGCCGCGACCCGCGACAAACTCGTCACGGACCTGATGCCGCCGCTGCTGACCCGGGTTCGCGACCTGGAGTGCGACAACGGCGAGACCCGCAAGACGCTGTGGAAGCTGCTCGACGGTTCGCTCGTAGAGTCGGTCCTGATGCGGTACCCGGGCCGCGTGACGATGTGCGTGTCCTCCCAGGCCGGCTGCGGGATGGCGTGCCCGTTCTGCGCGACCGGACAGGGCGGCCTGACGCGGAACATGTCGACCGCGGAGATCGTCGAGCAGGTCGTCGACGGTGCGCGGGCGCTCGCGCGCGGCGAGGTCGCCGGCGGGCCGGGCCGGGTCTCGAACATCGTGTTCATGGGTATGGGCGAGCCGATGGCGAACTACAAGGCCGTCATGGGCGCCGTCCGGCGGTTCACGGACCCGTCGCCGGAAGGTCTCGGGATCTCGGCGCGTGGTGTGACCGTGTCGACGGTCGGTCTCGTGCCGCGGATGAACCAGCTGGCGACCGAGGGGATCCCGGTCACGCTCGCGCTGTCGCTGCACGCGCCGGACGACGAGCTGCGCGACGAGCTCGTGCCGATCAACAACCGCTGGAAGGTCGACGAGGTGCTGGACGCGGCCTGGGGCTACGCGCGGCAGACCAAGCGGCGGGTCTCGATCGAGTACGCGATGATCCGCGACATCAACGACCACGCGTGGCGGGCCGACCTGCTCGCCGAGAAGCTGAACGCGCGCGGCGACTGGGGCTGGGTGCACGTCAACCTGATCCCGCTGAACCCGACACCGGGCTCGAAGTGGACCGCCTCCGACCCGGCCGACGAGCGCGAGTTCGTCCGCCGCCTCGAGGCCGGCGGGATCCCGGTCACGGTCCGCGACACCCGTGGTCAGGAGATCGACGGCGCCTGCGGGCAGCTCGCCGCGAGCGAGTCCTGA
- a CDS encoding C39 family peptidase: protein MTPTTKFKAALSGLALIAAAVLPINPANAATAVPQTVSAEAVAAAKPVPTLGYSTQTVKTLNIDFQYQQTGYWCGPAATRIALSARISPPSQQQLANELPTTTNGTDWIGQVTRVLNNHLGTGWYETKEMPNDPPTQAQRDLLWRDVVLDINNNYPIVANIVAPASNHPPGYPNYTIYHYFTVIGYDDSDQTVLIADPAGFAPTATYWLTFNQLATLIPPKGYSA, encoded by the coding sequence ATGACCCCCACGACGAAGTTCAAGGCCGCCCTGAGCGGTCTCGCCCTCATCGCGGCCGCGGTGCTTCCGATCAACCCGGCCAACGCGGCCACCGCCGTACCGCAGACCGTCTCGGCCGAAGCGGTCGCGGCGGCCAAACCGGTCCCGACGCTCGGCTACTCGACGCAGACCGTCAAGACGCTGAACATCGACTTCCAGTACCAGCAGACCGGCTACTGGTGCGGTCCGGCCGCGACCCGGATCGCGCTCTCGGCCCGGATCTCGCCGCCGAGCCAGCAGCAACTGGCCAACGAGTTGCCGACCACAACCAACGGCACCGACTGGATCGGTCAGGTCACTCGGGTGCTCAACAACCACCTCGGCACCGGCTGGTACGAGACCAAGGAGATGCCGAACGACCCGCCCACCCAGGCGCAGCGCGATCTGCTCTGGCGGGACGTCGTCCTCGACATCAACAACAACTACCCGATCGTCGCCAACATCGTCGCCCCGGCCAGCAACCACCCGCCGGGCTACCCGAACTACACGATCTACCACTACTTCACGGTGATCGGGTACGACGACAGCGACCAGACCGTCCTGATCGCCGACCCGGCCGGCTTCGCCCCGACCGCGACGTACTGGCTGACCTTCAACCAGCTCGCCACCCTCATCCCCCCGAAGGGCTACTCGGCCTGA